A stretch of DNA from Gammaproteobacteria bacterium:
CAAGCGTCGTCGTGCCGGGGTGGTGGTTTACGATGCCAGCAATGATCAGAACAGTTTGCGCCAGCTGAATATTACCAGCGAGCTGAAACAGGCCATTGAGCAGGGCGAATTAGAGGTCTACTACCAACCCAAGATTGATGTGCGTCGCCGCCGCCTGCAAGGCATAGAGGCGCTAGTGCGCTGGCAGCATCCACAGCACGGTCTGTTGCATCCGGATGAGTTTGTACCGCTGGCGGAGCAGACCGGACAAATCCATGCGCTGACTATCGCAGTGTTGCAGCGGGTGATGGCAGAGGCGGGCCGCTCATGTACCGTGGAAAACGGCATGCGAATTTCGGTGAACTTGTCGGCGATGAATTTGGCAGATCAGGGTTTTTCATCCCGACTGGAACAAATGTTGGTGCAAAACGAACTGCGCAGTTCCTGTCTGAATCTGGAAATTACTGAGACTGCATTGATGGACGATCCTGAGCAGGCGGTTTCTGCCATGGGGCGGATTCGCGATATGGGCTTGCCGATGTCGATTGACGATTTTGGTATTGGTTATTCGTCATTGGCCTATCTCAAGCAGTTGCCGGTCAATGAAGTGAAAATCG
This window harbors:
- a CDS encoding EAL domain-containing protein — its product is KRRRAGVVVYDASNDQNSLRQLNITSELKQAIEQGELEVYYQPKIDVRRRRLQGIEALVRWQHPQHGLLHPDEFVPLAEQTGQIHALTIAVLQRVMAEAGRSCTVENGMRISVNLSAMNLADQGFSSRLEQMLVQNELRSSCLNLEITETALMDDPEQAVSAMGRIRDMGLPMSIDDFGIGYSSLAYLKQLPVNEVKIDKSFGQSLLTDPNSVVIVRSTIALAHELGLEVVAEGVESEEAFLLLSRLGCDVIQGYYVARPMPFAELHDWLTQSPWGEADDTLDVVAVASD